One Etheostoma spectabile isolate EspeVRDwgs_2016 chromosome 12, UIUC_Espe_1.0, whole genome shotgun sequence genomic window carries:
- the toe1 gene encoding LOW QUALITY PROTEIN: target of EGR1 protein 1 (The sequence of the model RefSeq protein was modified relative to this genomic sequence to represent the inferred CDS: inserted 1 base in 1 codon) has protein sequence MVSSLVVPVIDVQNDNFRELWPAMVVAIKTSSFVALDTELSGLGNRKSLLAESIEDRYRAVCHAARSRSILSLGIACYKKLDNKAADTYLVQVYNLTLLCSEEYIIEPQSVQFLVQHGFDFNKQYAHGIPYCKGNNKGASDDQGVHIRALFTELLRARKPLVLHNGLIDMVFLYQSFYAHLPDRLANFTSDLSEMFPAGIYDTKYVTEFELRLTASYLEYAYKKCKLDNSRSVTSGGSGPHFHVEFCQYPGHMSSYVDYRVCPAVASAEGQTEICEHFSGFGWCTNGNQCPLSHDTDLIILQDEKGTGDKRKKRKRHREKKKGGGKSAEGSSIFDGAPESKIPHMEVDPEETPEDQQGAERAPERRPLMDSDGNTQPNEGEDMNTGSEGNRICEDTADFQNLAPTLTNDDNTNTKTNTNDGLESRTENVGGEKLSDPTPKNAXQTKKADSGTHRAGFDAFMTGYIFAHSCTIIKKEGVGAGEKEQQKEEEQSWLPTCLNKVYLSRKTAPLNVVKSTFSKSSKAHVHKMEVVWGRRV, from the exons ATGGTGTCTTCACTGGTCGTTCCAGTTATTGATGTCCAGAATGATAACTTCAGAGAGCTTTGGCCTGCTATGGTAGTTGCCATTAAAACGTCTTCCTTCGTTGCACTGGACACG GAGCTAAGTGGTCTTGGAAACAGAAAATCCTTGCTGGCTGA ATCCATAGAGGACAGGTATAGGGCTGTATGCCATGCAGCTCGCTCACGCTCCATCCTCTCTCTGGGAATCGCCTGTTACAAGAAACTGGACAACAAG GCTGCAGACACATACCTGGTCCAGGTGTATAACCTCACCCTGCTGTGTTCAGAGGAGTACATCATAGAGCCCCAGTCAGTCCAGTTTCTGGTTCAGCATGGATTTGACTTTAACAAGCAGTACGCCCACGGAATCCCTTACTGTAAGGGCAATAATAAG GGCGCATCAGACGATCAGGGCGTCCACATCCGAGCCTTGTTCACTGAACTGCTGCGTGCCAGGAAACCTCTGGTGCTCCACAACGGCCTCATCGACATGGTCTTTCTGTACCAG AGTTTTTATGCACATCTGCCTGACCGCTTGGCCAACTTCACATCCGACCTGTCTGAGATGTTTCCTGCTGGCATCTATGACACCAAATATGTCACTGAATTTGAGCTCCGGCTCACTGCCTCCTATTTGGAGTATGCCTATAAGAAATG tAAGCTGGATAACAGTCGCAGTGTGACCTCCGGAGGGAGCGGGCCTCACTTTCATGTAGAGTTCTGTCAGTATCCCGGTCACATGTCCAGCTATGTGGACTACAGAGTGTGTCCAGCTGTGGCCTCTGCGGAGGGACAGACTGAAATCTGTGAGCACTTCTCT GGGTTCGGCTGGTGTACGAATGGCAACCAGTGTCCGTTATCCCATGACACTGACCTGATCATCCTCCAGGACGAGAAAGGCACGGGGgacaagagaaaaaagaggaagagacatagagagaagaagaaaggtgGAGGCAAATCAGCGGAGGGCTCTTCCATCTTTGACGGTGCCCCTGAAAGCAAAATACCCCACATGGAGGTGGATCCTGAAGAAACACCAGAGGACCAGCAAGGGGCTGAGCGGGCCCCAGAAAGAAGGCCACTAATGGACAGTGACGGGAACACCCAACCAAATGAAGGAGAGGACATGAACACAGGCAGCGAGGGGAACAGAATCTGTGAAGACACTGCAGACTTCCAAAACCTTGCACCAACGCTCACAAATGATGACAACACTAACACAAAAACCAACACAAATGATGGTTTAGAAAGCAGAACAGAAAATGTAGGGGGAGAAAAGTTAAGTGACCCCACGCCCAAGAATG ATCAGACGAAGAAGGCTGACTCAGGGACGCACCGGGCCGGGTTTGATGCCTTTATGACGGGATACATTTTTGCCCACTCATGTACCATCATCAAGAAGGAAGGAGTGGGAGCTGGAGAGAAGGAGCAGCAGAAGGAAGAGGAGCAGTCGTGGCTTCCTACATGTTTAAATAAGGTTTACCTCAGCCGCAAGACAGCGCCTCTCAATGTGGTAAAAAGCACCTTCTCCAAATCGTCCAAGGCCCATGTGCACAAGATGGAGGTCGTATGGGGGCGGAGAGTGTAG
- the si:ch73-382f3.1 gene encoding THAP domain-containing protein 1 B, whose protein sequence is MGGCSAPNCSNSTSIGKQLFRFPKDPVRMKKWVVNCRRDFEPTPHSRLCQDHFEQSQFEEIARSSAGGKKLKPNAIPTLFSLGEPAYRVIPYPYNLLPIKPEPVEKELNFGDHGYARRTRLPGPVEEDADRTAEDRQPCTQCQLLKKQLEQEMQHTSRLQKEAEEMKKRLYRLDRIEKGLRNFLYEDQIRALSLTKRSRRAVWSPETILKARKIRREIGTKGYEYMRELGYPLPSYRTLCNRLETKIMVTTDMSCEELAELGLGLMATCDSPREGVGVNGDEEELMGVLS, encoded by the exons ATGGGTGGCTGCTCCGCTCCAAATTGCTCTAATTCAACCAGCATAGGCAAACAGCTGTTTAGGTTCCCCAAAGACCCTGTCCGTATGAAGAAATGGGTGGTGAACTGTCGGCGTGACTTCGAACCAACTCCTCACTCCAGACTCTGTCAG GACCATTTTGAGCAGAGCCAGTTTGAGGAGATAGCAAGATCTTCAGCTGGGGGAAAGAAGCTGAAGCCCAATGCCATCCCAACTCTTTTCAGTTTGGGGGAACCTGCTTACAGAGTAATCCCTTATCCATACAACTTGCTGCCCATAAAACCTGAACCAG TGGAGAAGGAGCTGAATTTCGGGGACCATGGGTATGCCAGACGCACCCGTCTGCCCGGCCCAGTGGAGGAGGATGCAGACAGGACTGCAGAGGACCGGCAGCCCTGCACACAGTGTCAACTCCTCAAGAAACAGTTGGAGCAGGAGATGCAGCACACTTCAAGGCTACAGAAGGAG GCAGAGGAGATGAAGAAGCGCCTGTATCGGCTCGACAGGATCGAGAAGGGTCTCCGAAACTTTCTGTACGAGGACCAGATCCGTGCCCTGTCCCTCACCAAACGTTCCAGACGGGCCGTCTGGTCTCCAGAGACCATCCTGAAGGCCCGTAAGATCCGCCGTGAGATTGGTACAAAAGGCTACGAGTACATGAGAGAGCTGGGATACCCTTTGCCCTCCTACAGGACTTTATGTAACCGCCTGGAGACTAAGATAATGGTGACGACCGACATGAGCTGTGAGGAGTTGGCGGAGCTGGGCCTGGGGCTCATGGCCACCTGTGACAGTCCCAGAGAAGGTGTTGGGGTCAATGGTGATGAGGAGGAACTTATGGGGGTTTTGTCCTGA
- the selenop2 gene encoding selenoprotein Pb isoform X2 gives MNPFSLLWLYVALPGLLWASHVSLTVEGDNDASRVCKPAPNWAIKGRSPMQELQGNVVVVALLKASUQFCLTQASKIGGLRDKLNHSNLTEVSFMIVNEREAVSRAKFWELERRAPPGVPVYQQDPFQNDVWEALDGDKDDFLVYDRCGLLTFHIVLPYSFLHYVYVEAAIRATYNKNICNCTVNSTLSSDQKNDTMQLNISQTTTTPISQLDTDDPTVKDTAPGATHHHSHHHHRHHRHPHPHHHHHSSHQNQSQHQPDTSQNETLHRLSHNHPHPQHPHHHHHHHHHQQQQQQQQNQQPGNHSHPAGMKVDNQDAS, from the exons ATGAACCCTTTCTCACTGCTGTGGCTGTACGTGGCCCTGCCAGGGTTGCTGTGGGCCTCGCATGTCAGTCTCACAGTGGAGGGCGACAATGACGCCTCCAGAGTCTGTAAACCCGCCCCCAACTGGGCGATAAAAGGACGTTCACCCATGCAAGAGCTGCAAGGAAATGTGGTTGTGGTGGCGCTACTGAAGGCCAGCTGACAGTTCTGTCTCACTCAGGCCTCCAA AATTGGAGGCCTGCGTGACAAGCTGAACCACAGCAACCTGACGGAGGTGTCTTTTATGATAGTGAATGAGCGGGAGGCTGTGTCCAGAGCCAAGTTCTGGGAGCTGGAGAGAAGAGCGCCCCCTGGTGTTCCTGTCTACCAGCAGGATCCCTTTCAAAATGACGTGTGGGAGGCTCTGGATGGTGACAAAGATGACTTCCTGGTCTATGATAG GTGTGGGCTGCTCACCTTCCACATAGTGCTACCTTACAGTTTCCTGCATTATGTGTACGTAGAGGCTGCAATCAGAGCCACCtataacaaaaacatctgcaatTGCACT GTCAATTCTACTTTATCAAGTGACCAGAAGAATGATACAATGCAGTTAAATATCAGCCAAACAACTACAACACCCATATCGCAACTGGACACAGATGATCCTACGGTGAAAGACACAGCTCCTGGGGCGACTCATCACCAcagccatcatcatcatcgtcatcatcgccatcctcatcctcaccaccaccatcacagCAGTCACCAGAATCAGTCCCAACATCAGCCTGACACAAGTCAGAATGAAACTCTTCATCGTCTTAGTCATAATCACCCTCATCCTCAGCATCctcaccaccatcatcatcatcatcatcatcagcagcagcagcagcagcagcagaaccaGCAGCCTGGCAACCACAGTCATCCTGCTGGGATGAAAGTGGATAATCAGGATGCCAGTTAA
- the selenop2 gene encoding selenoprotein Pb isoform X1: MWVRGQRVDRGRFSPASQGGTMNPFSLLWLYVALPGLLWASHVSLTVEGDNDASRVCKPAPNWAIKGRSPMQELQGNVVVVALLKASUQFCLTQASKIGGLRDKLNHSNLTEVSFMIVNEREAVSRAKFWELERRAPPGVPVYQQDPFQNDVWEALDGDKDDFLVYDRCGLLTFHIVLPYSFLHYVYVEAAIRATYNKNICNCTVNSTLSSDQKNDTMQLNISQTTTTPISQLDTDDPTVKDTAPGATHHHSHHHHRHHRHPHPHHHHHSSHQNQSQHQPDTSQNETLHRLSHNHPHPQHPHHHHHHHHHQQQQQQQQNQQPGNHSHPAGMKVDNQDAS; this comes from the exons ATGTGGGTCAGAGGACAGAGAGTGGACAGAG GTAGATTCAGTCCAGCCAGCCAGGGAGGGACAATGAACCCTTTCTCACTGCTGTGGCTGTACGTGGCCCTGCCAGGGTTGCTGTGGGCCTCGCATGTCAGTCTCACAGTGGAGGGCGACAATGACGCCTCCAGAGTCTGTAAACCCGCCCCCAACTGGGCGATAAAAGGACGTTCACCCATGCAAGAGCTGCAAGGAAATGTGGTTGTGGTGGCGCTACTGAAGGCCAGCTGACAGTTCTGTCTCACTCAGGCCTCCAA AATTGGAGGCCTGCGTGACAAGCTGAACCACAGCAACCTGACGGAGGTGTCTTTTATGATAGTGAATGAGCGGGAGGCTGTGTCCAGAGCCAAGTTCTGGGAGCTGGAGAGAAGAGCGCCCCCTGGTGTTCCTGTCTACCAGCAGGATCCCTTTCAAAATGACGTGTGGGAGGCTCTGGATGGTGACAAAGATGACTTCCTGGTCTATGATAG GTGTGGGCTGCTCACCTTCCACATAGTGCTACCTTACAGTTTCCTGCATTATGTGTACGTAGAGGCTGCAATCAGAGCCACCtataacaaaaacatctgcaatTGCACT GTCAATTCTACTTTATCAAGTGACCAGAAGAATGATACAATGCAGTTAAATATCAGCCAAACAACTACAACACCCATATCGCAACTGGACACAGATGATCCTACGGTGAAAGACACAGCTCCTGGGGCGACTCATCACCAcagccatcatcatcatcgtcatcatcgccatcctcatcctcaccaccaccatcacagCAGTCACCAGAATCAGTCCCAACATCAGCCTGACACAAGTCAGAATGAAACTCTTCATCGTCTTAGTCATAATCACCCTCATCCTCAGCATCctcaccaccatcatcatcatcatcatcatcagcagcagcagcagcagcagcagaaccaGCAGCCTGGCAACCACAGTCATCCTGCTGGGATGAAAGTGGATAATCAGGATGCCAGTTAA
- the fabp6 gene encoding gastrotropin: MQMREVARGVQYIKQGTVLGPVPCFFPQLASVSLLSRPPHTNTTKMAFAGKWETEAQEGYDAFCKLVGVPDDIIEKGRNYKLITEVTQDGDNFSWTQIYPANAKITNTFTIGKECDMETIGGKKFKATVHMEGGKLSVTFPKYHHTSEISGGKLIETSTTGSVVLKRTSKKI, encoded by the exons ATGCAGATGAGGGAGGTGGCGAGaggtgtacagtatataaaacaGGGAACAGTCTTGGGTCCTGTACCTTGCTTTTTCCCTCAGCTTGCCTCAGTATCTCTGCTCTCACGCCctccacacaccaacaccaccaaaATGGCCTTCGCTGGAAAATGGGAAACTGAGGCCCAGGAGGGATATGACGCGTTCTGCAAGTTGGTTG GTGTCCCGGATGACATCATTGAGAAGGGCCGCAACTACAAGCTGATCACAGAAGTCACCCAGGATGGCGACAACTTCTCCTGGACCCAGATCTACCCCGCAAACGCCAAGATCACCAACACGTTCACCATTGGCAAGGAGTGCGACATGGAGACCATAGGAGGAAAGAAATTCAAG GCCACAGTGCACATGGAGGGAGGCAAGCTGAGCGTGACCTTCCCCAAATACCACCACACCTCTGAGATCAGTGGAGGCAAGCTCATCGAG accTCCACCACCGGCTCTGTAGTGCTGAAGAGAACCAGCAAGAAGATCTAA